The Stratiformator vulcanicus genome has a segment encoding these proteins:
- a CDS encoding outer membrane protein assembly factor BamB family protein, with the protein MLARTALLTFLAIAHLLVLGCAKRSTETPQDQTTPGEPPAMSAPVSADWPTPFGPRHDSTSAETGLKHDWPDSGPPVLWERPCGLGYSIPVVSDGRLILFERVDDREILTALDAATGELQWEHAYPATYVKEFEAYSDGPYATPVIDGDALFALGAAGTFRCLDFQTGELRWQRQLADEYKSEPNAFGMGSSPLVIGDQVIVCVGGTVTGPNGHGTGIVSLDRTTGQTRWTATNYGDSYATPKVATMHGRDFLFVLTEKAFVVLDPANGTVLDDVPYEVRGARERVTAVSPVFGPDGETVMITGGPGPGTILFRVSAEGKLTEVWKDHRILDSQFNNLTVVDYVVFGFTSGWTQKIFRCVDYKTGELLWEWDSDLRNGTSIYADGHLYLLGEAGRLACLKFNRAEPQVVSMTSDPLLKSPTYTAPALSKHRLYLRNESRIICCDLSNEKR; encoded by the coding sequence ATGTTAGCTCGGACTGCCCTCCTCACTTTTCTCGCGATCGCCCACCTGTTGGTGCTCGGATGTGCGAAACGCAGCACCGAGACACCGCAGGATCAAACGACACCCGGCGAGCCGCCTGCGATGTCGGCACCGGTGTCAGCCGATTGGCCCACACCCTTCGGCCCGCGGCATGACAGCACCTCGGCGGAAACCGGCCTCAAGCATGACTGGCCGGACAGCGGCCCGCCGGTCCTGTGGGAACGCCCCTGCGGACTCGGCTACAGCATCCCGGTCGTCTCCGACGGTCGGCTGATTCTGTTCGAACGCGTCGATGATCGCGAAATCCTCACGGCTCTGGATGCCGCGACGGGCGAGTTGCAGTGGGAACACGCCTACCCGGCGACCTACGTCAAAGAATTCGAAGCCTACAGCGACGGCCCCTACGCGACCCCGGTGATCGACGGCGACGCCCTCTTCGCCCTCGGAGCGGCGGGAACGTTCCGCTGCCTCGACTTCCAAACTGGAGAACTCCGCTGGCAGCGACAATTGGCCGATGAATATAAGTCGGAACCGAACGCTTTCGGCATGGGGTCCAGTCCGCTGGTAATCGGCGATCAGGTGATCGTTTGCGTGGGCGGCACCGTCACCGGTCCCAACGGTCACGGAACAGGAATCGTCTCGCTCGATCGCACCACGGGCCAAACCCGCTGGACGGCCACCAACTACGGCGACAGCTACGCCACTCCCAAAGTCGCCACGATGCATGGGCGCGACTTTCTATTCGTGCTGACCGAAAAGGCCTTCGTGGTGCTCGATCCGGCAAACGGGACAGTGCTTGATGACGTCCCCTATGAAGTGCGCGGGGCACGGGAACGAGTCACCGCAGTCTCCCCCGTCTTCGGACCGGACGGCGAAACCGTCATGATCACCGGTGGCCCGGGCCCGGGCACCATCCTGTTTCGCGTGTCGGCTGAAGGAAAATTAACCGAAGTGTGGAAGGACCACCGCATCCTCGACAGCCAATTTAATAACCTGACGGTGGTCGATTACGTCGTGTTCGGCTTCACGTCGGGTTGGACACAAAAGATTTTTCGCTGCGTCGACTATAAGACCGGCGAACTGCTGTGGGAGTGGGACTCCGACCTCCGCAACGGCACGTCAATCTACGCCGACGGGCATCTCTATCTACTCGGAGAAGCCGGCCGACTCGCCTGCCTGAAGTTTAATAGAGCCGAGCCGCAGGTCGTCTCCATGACGAGCGATCCGCTCTTAAAATCTCCAACTTATACGGCCCCCGCGTTGTCAAAACATCGTCTTTACCTCCGCAACGAGTCCCGAATCATTTGCTGCGACCTCTCTAATGAAAAAAGATAA
- a CDS encoding anthranilate synthase component I family protein: MSAEARAEWIRRRVSAESNFAALPAASASQIEPDPSVLHPHAEIANVFSDHPAAEYREAVGRVIEYIRAGDIFQANLSQRLLTPFRGDPLNFYSRLRTGNAAPYAGLAHFDDWWLLSASPESFVQLDGRDVVTRPIKGTRRRQLTPEADLGVRIDLECSEKDRAENVMIVDLLRNDLSRVCTDESVRVPKLCRLESFATVHHLVSEVTGTLNKDRTLWDLLAATLPGGSISGAPKVRAMEIIGELEPTVRGPYCGNLFYQGFGGQAAANILIRTILCRGGWAQLPVGGGITMLSDPQAEYQETIDKAVGMLAALELV; this comes from the coding sequence ATGTCTGCCGAAGCGAGAGCGGAATGGATTCGGCGGAGAGTCTCCGCCGAATCCAATTTCGCGGCTTTGCCCGCTGCTTCCGCGAGTCAAATCGAACCGGACCCGTCGGTACTTCATCCGCATGCCGAGATCGCGAATGTCTTCAGTGATCACCCGGCTGCCGAATATCGCGAAGCGGTCGGCCGGGTGATCGAGTACATCCGCGCCGGAGATATTTTTCAGGCGAATCTCTCGCAGCGGTTGCTAACGCCCTTTCGGGGCGATCCGCTGAATTTCTATTCGCGGCTGCGGACCGGCAACGCGGCACCCTACGCGGGACTTGCCCATTTCGACGATTGGTGGTTGCTGAGTGCATCACCGGAGTCGTTCGTGCAACTCGATGGCCGTGATGTCGTGACCCGACCAATTAAAGGCACGCGCCGTCGGCAATTGACGCCGGAGGCCGATCTCGGCGTGAGGATCGATCTCGAATGCAGCGAGAAGGATCGAGCCGAGAACGTGATGATTGTCGACCTACTGCGCAACGACCTGTCGCGCGTTTGCACCGACGAATCGGTGCGGGTGCCGAAGTTGTGCCGACTCGAATCGTTTGCGACGGTTCATCACCTCGTTTCGGAAGTGACCGGCACGCTTAATAAGGACCGCACGCTATGGGACCTTCTCGCAGCCACGCTGCCGGGCGGATCAATCAGCGGGGCGCCGAAGGTCCGAGCGATGGAGATCATCGGCGAACTCGAACCGACCGTGCGCGGACCCTACTGCGGCAATCTCTTCTATCAGGGATTCGGCGGGCAGGCCGCGGCGAACATCCTCATTCGCACAATCCTCTGCCGCGGCGGTTGGGCCCAACTCCCCGTCGGCGGCGGGATCACCATGCTCAGCGACCCGCAGGCCGAATATCAGGAAACGATCGACAAAGCAGTGGGGATGCTCGCGGCGCTGGAGTTGGTTTGA